Within the Mauremys reevesii isolate NIE-2019 linkage group 2, ASM1616193v1, whole genome shotgun sequence genome, the region CCCACAACAATGCTACTTGAACCCGTAACACGGTGGAGTTAAAGGCACAGAATTTTTCACTAACAATACAGAAAgaccagggagggaaaggagttatttaagttaggcgccaatgtggacacaagaataaatggacactaactggccatcaataagtttagacttgaaattaggcgaaggtttcAAACCACccgaggagtgaagttctggtcctcggaacagcctcccaaggggagcactGAGGGCAAAAACCAGAACCGCCTTCAAGACTGACcttgataagtttatagaggggatggtatggcgagctgcctacaatggcatggagccgatctgcaactgctagcagcgAATATCTCCAACGGCCGGTTGGGACACGAGATGGGGAAggctgagttactacagagaattctctcccaggtatctggctggtgggtcttgctcacatgctcagggtctaacagtatttagggtcaggaaggaattcccccccaggtcagattagcagagaccctggggggttttcaccttcctctgcagcctgggactcaggtcacttgcaggtttaaactagtgtacatggtggattctctgtaacttgaagtctttaaatcatgatgtgaggatgtcagtaactcagccagaggtgaggggtctattacaggagttggggggtggggtgaggttctctggcctgcaatgttcaggtcagagtagatgagcatgatggtcccttctggccttaaagtctatgagaagcGGCAGGTGTATTCCCTGAATTGCTGTTTGCCATCTGCAGTGACCACACTGACTTTACCTGAACATAACACGCTGCCTTCCAATGTAATCAAAATTGTTCCGATCTTCAGCTCCAAGCCAAACACAGTTCTTTCCCCATAGCTAGTATTTGCTGTGGACGATCCCCACTTTGCAGGGCCTGCACTGAGCCAGGTCTCTGCAGCCACATGGCACTTAGGCTGCAGGCTGGCTCTCACCGCACACGCCCAGGGTGCCTGTAGTGGGTCATCTCAGGGCTTCCTGTGGAGCAGGCGGGGGCTCAACCCCTGCACCTGTGGCCCTTGGTGCCCCTGGAGCCGGGCCGGCGTGGGCGGTGGGGCCCTGGGGGGACACAGAACTGGGCCGGGGAGACGCTGCACGGGGGGCAGCGCCGGGATGGCTCCAGGACAGCGCCTTGCGGGGAGAGCCAGGGCGCCTCCGAGTgaccagctggagccctgccccGCCTGCACCCTCCCCATGGCAACGCCCCAGGCGTCCTCTCACCTGAGCGCCTCCCGTCCCCATGGCAACGCCCCGGGCCTCCCCTCACCTGAGCGCCTCCTGTCCCCATGGCAACGCCCCGGGCCTCCCCTCACCTGAGCGCCTCCTGTCCCCATGGCAACGCCTCACGCACCTCCCCGTCCCCATGGCAACGCCCCGGGCCTCCCCTCACCTGAGCGCCTCCCGTCCCCATGGCAACGCCCCGGGCCTCCCCTCACCTGAGCGCCTCCCGTCCCCATGGCAACGCCTCACGCACCTCCCCGTCCCCATGGCAACGCCCCGGGCCTCCCCTCACCTGAGCGCCTCCCGTCCCCATGGCAACGCCCCGGGCCTCCCCTCACCTGAGCGCCTCCCGTCCCCATGGCAACGCCCCGGGGCAGCGCTCTCCCTCAGGGTTCCCCAGCGCTCGCGCAGGGTCGGAGTCGAAGGgcgctgagctccgccccgcaaACCAACCTCTCCCCGCCGCCCGCTCGCATCCCACGCGGCCAGCGGCGGGCTCGGGCCTCTCaacccgccgggggggggggctctagtCCTCACAGCCCCGCTCTATGGCTCGGGGCCGCTCTGCTCCGCGGCGGAGGCCGCGCTCTATGGCAGGTCCCTGCGGAGGGGGGGCAGCGCCACGGGCCCGCCCCCTTGGGAACGAGGCACCGAGACGTCGTGGGGCACGTGGGGCTCAGGGCACAGCGCTGCCCGGGGGGGTCCGGCTCAGCCTCTGCCTCGACTCGCTTGTAAAGGCGGGTTCAGTGGGAGCGaagttccgggggggggggggccgtgtCTGCACCATGCAGGGACCAAGGCAGCGGGTGAGGGCAGGAGAGTTACCCCGCACCCCCCCACGGGGCCCTGCCGGACGGGCTCTCACCGCAGGGGACGGGGcgtagctgggggggggggctgtgtctgCACCATGCAGGGACCAAGGCAGCGGGTGAGGGCACGAGAGTtaccccgcacccccccccccggggccctgccGGACGAGCTCTCACCGCAGGGGACGGGGCGTAGCGGGAGGGACGAGAGCTGGAAATACCAGATTGGGAGTTACTGGAGGGAGGGACCCAGCCGCTAACGAGGTCCTGGGCCGGGACCAAGGCTCCTAGACACTATAGCAATAGAAATTAGTAATAGTCACCATCCCCGACAGAGCTGCCCTTCTTTGGATCACCAATAACAGCACAGCTCACACCCACTCTTCTGCAAATATCCGAATCCCGTTGTCGGGGATCTCTCTTATCCCAGACGGCTCAGGTTTCGTTGTCCGACCGCAAAGAGACAGGCAACGACCAGGAAGAATCTCACTATCAAGTTCTTTATTGTAGTAAACTCATCACCGTCCTCACCCTGCAGAGGCACCCGCGCATTGCTCTCCTGCCTGTCTCGGTGAGTCTCTTGCGGTCATTCTGCCACTTACATCTGCTCAGACGGGTAGAATGAGACTGCAATGTCCTCCAAGGGCACCAGCACCTGCCCCAGAGCGGGATCAGCTCACCGCCTagtgccctgggcccagcaggctTGGGttctgtgcaggggaggggagcagagagaccAGCAGGTCCCCGTCCCAGCCATCTTAGGCATTATGtggggtaggggtgtgtgatGCACCTGCAGAAGCCCAGGTCACAGCTCAAACCCCACCCCCTCATCCATGGATCCCCCAACCCAGCTGCCCGGCTAAAGCCCCAATCTATGACTGTATAAGAGACAGTAGCTGAGCAACCAAGTAACAGTGACCCCAATATAATTAGGTTCAACATCCTATGGCGCTAAGCTACCTAAAAATGACAAGGTGACACTAAACTTTAGAGAGACTGCAATAAAAAGGTCAGTCGGAGGCAACAAATGACcgttagatcatctagtctgacctgtatagcaCACACCGTAGAATTTCACTCACTCACCCCCATGCTGAGCCCAATCGTTGGTGTTTGGCTACATTGTCCTCTGGAAGGAATCCAGTCTGGATTTGACGACAtcgagatggagaatccatcactttcattggtagtttgttccagtggttagtcaccctcactgttaaatttGTGCTTTAGTTCGAAGTTGAATTTGCCTGGCTCTACATTCCtgtcattggttcttgttctgcctttctgcGCTAGATGAAAGAGCCCTTCAGTATGTGAGATTTTGTCTCTGTGTAGATCTTTACGTTCAAGCCTACAGCTTAATCTTTTTGTTAAACTGCACAGGCTGAGCTCTTAAGGGATTTTTCCCAGTCCCTGAACCACTAATGACTACTACTTGTAGACTGTAAATGGGAAATTAGATGGGTGACCCAACTCGCCTTCTTGAACCAAAGTACTGTATAATATCGGCCACTTGGGCTGGGCCATCACACAAGAGGGGAAGATGATTCTCAACTCTCCCCAGCAATTTGATCCAGGAACAAAGAACAACATAacagaaaaaggattttaaagcaATAAGGAGCCTACACATCTCTCACCCAAAGCCTCATCGCACCGGGATGGAAGGCCAGGCTTCTTCAGTGACACACACAAACATCTGTTTGGCAGGCAGAGACTTTTTAATGTCCTTCTGATCAATGGGTTCCTAATGTTGGCAAAACAAAGGAAGCAGGAGCTTCCCACTTAGCAGGTCAGGTGCTGTCACTTTACCACTGAAGTGTCTTCTGTGAGGTATCTTATCTCCAGTCTTTGGTCTTCctgctggtttccccaacaggACTTGATTGAATCTGGGCCAGCTGTAAACGTCTCAGTGTAGTGAATATCACCACAGCCACGTCACATACAGTATTCATCAACTCCGGAGCAGTCCTAAATCCTTCacaactacagtaactcctcacttaacgttcagaggggtagccgtgttagtctggttctgtagaagcagcaaagaatcctgtggcaccttatagactaacagacgttttgcagcatgagctttcgtgggtgaatacccacttctttggatgcaagcagtggaagcttgcatccgaagaagtgggtattcacccacgaaagctcatgctgcaaaacgtctgttagtctataaggtgccacaggattctttgctgcttcacttaacgttgtagctctgttcctgaaaaatgcagcttTAAGTGAAAtaatgttaaacaaatccaattttcccataagatttaatgtaaatgcggggggttaggGTCCAAGGAATTTttgggggggcagacaaaaggcattatatactgtatgGTACTGTACTGTgcttgggaagtgcccctggcttaccccacacaggcacaacccactgcaggcaaggacactaggaagcaccttcgcagcagcagcagcagcaccggcagcTTCCCTGGAGAAGAACAGGCGCCGACTTTGCCAGGAATgctccaggcctgcctcttcctgtccccgctccactccaggctcaccttttcccacccccactccacctcctctccggagCAGCCACATCCCTCCCCCAAAGTCCTAAGCGAGACACGGTGCTTCCCcgttcctgcccctccctcccagaaagtcctaagcgccaagtgctgggagggagggggaggagcggagaaGCCCCgcatctccactcctcccccacctcccaaaagtcctaagcgctgcgtggggggggaggtggagaagcagaacttgtgcaatgctcccttgtaaagtcgctgctcttccacagcatcttacaagcaggcagccaaacgatgttataagggaacattgcacaactttaaacgagcatgttccctaattgagcagggacataacactgaaacaacgttaagcgggatgatgttaaatgaggagttaccgTATTGCAGGTGGTATGTAAAAGGGAAACCAGAAGGGTCAGAAAATTTTTTGAAGAGCCAAAAGCTAAaggtataaaaataaataagattctTTAAGTATATCAATAGGATGAAGCCTGCAAAAGAATCAGTGGGTCCACTGAATGAGCAGGGGCTAAAAAGGTGAATTAAGGAAGAGGAGGACAGTAGAACACCTGGAAGATCATGATATGACAGGAAAATCATGCCTTACCactctactagaattctttgaataCAGTAGTAAATTAGTGGATAAAGTGAAATGAATTCATGTAATTTAGACATTCAAAAGGCTTCTAGCCAGGTCCTGCATAAAAGGCTATTCGAGAAACTAAGTCATCATGAGGGGAAAGGCCAAAGTATTGTCAGGGATCAAAAACTGAGTAagagacaagaaaaaaaaaaaaaactaaatagtcagttttcatcACGGCAGAAGGTAACAGCCAGGCCGCAAGGTGCTCTCCCAGGTCTCGTGTTGGAGAGTAGCTATGAATGATCTGGGAAGAGTGGCAAGTCGcaaggtagcaaaatttgcagacgacaCAAGGTTATTTGGGTTAGTCACATCTTGAGAAGACTCTGAAGAACTTGGAGAGACATAAACAAGCTGGGTGAGTGGGCAACACCATGGCAAATGGAGTTTAAtgtcgataaatgcaaagtagtgcacattggaggggaaaaaatgaactcTCTGTACACCTGACAGGCCTCTAAATTAGCTGTACTCAAAAGGGACCTAGATGTCATTGTAGACGGCTCAATGAAGACCTCAGTTTAATGCCCAGCTGCGATCCACAAGTCAACCAAAACATCTGGATGCATAAGAAATGGAGAAAAATATGGAAAAATATTCcaatgcctttatataaatccatggtgcagcCTCATCTGGATCCTGCACCCGGCACTGGGCCCCCATCCCAGAACTAGAGAATGATCAAGGGTCTGAAAATTCTCTTCTGAAGAGAAACGGAAAAGACTGGACTCGTTCCCTTCGAAAAGGGATGGATAGGAGAGGGAGCAGGAcaagtctataaaataatgaatgggcTGGAGAAGGCAGGTTGGGAATGTAGGCGaaagagagagcctgagacatgagGCCTGGTGTAAGGCCTTAGGCCTGAATTGAAGTAGTCAGGCCCTGCTGATAGAAAGCAAAGTGCGAAGTTAGCAGAAGTCAGGCCCTGCTATAAAACACGTCTGCTGGCAAGTATCAGAGTTAGTCTGGTtcaacatctgttagtctataaggtgccacaggattctttgctgcgtcTGCTGGCAAGTTCACCgaacctggcaagaacagggctggtatTGCAAAACCACACACACGTTCCTAGGTACTCGGCACAAGACACTCACGCAAGCACCTTCCAGAAGGGTGGGACCAGCAGCTCCTGATACAGGGTTGTGGTGTAAACGCACTCCCTTAAGATGATACAaggacacactgacccctcctaaagaGAAGGACAGGGTGACAGGGTGATGGGCAGAAACGTTTGCTATACAAAGTAAAGCGCAGTCACTAACCACGTCGGAGGGGCCGTGAGTAACTGGTTTGTATCAGTGTATGAAAGAAGGGTCACAGAGGGGGTGTCTTTCGCCAGCcgaggggggaatggaaagtcctgccGCTCACTGAGCTGCTCCACTGTTACGAGCATACCTGTAGACACTGATCCGGGGAGCTAGGACCATGCTTCGTCGACAATAAACCAGCTGGGTGCCTTTGCCACAAAGCGAGTCTTGTGCTCTGTGTGGGCAGTTCCATGGTGGTGTGCTGGGTCGctagctgcacagagctgggacacaCGCAGCCAACAGCTAACAACGGGGAACGTCTCTTCTCCCTTTGTCATAACATAACAAGGGACATTCAAAGGAATTAAAAAGTGGCAAACTGATAAAAAGGAAAGACTTTCACACAGGGTgcaattaaactgtggaactcatcaCTGCAGGACGCTGTTAAGGGCAAGAATTTAGAAAAGGTTAAAAACATTTATTGAACAAAGATCTCCAGAGTTATAATTAATGCTAACAGATATtttgaagggatattaaaccttgtACTTTAGGGTTTAAGCAACTTTCTAATGATTAGGAGGAGACCTACTATTGGCCAGGAGTAGGGGGGCAGATTATCCTACATTTGCCTAGTGTGCaattcttacaccttcctccgATGCATCTGGTGCTGctcactgtcagagcagctgggctggcGGGACCCTGGGTCTGATCCCTGCGTCAGTGGGAGGCTTGCTGGAGTAGAGGCTGGGAAAGCCCTTCCAGATTCGGGCTGGCACACGCGAGCTGCTTCCACCtcgtgtggactctctggtgctTTTGCAGCGTCCCCTTGACAGTGAAGCCCCTTCCACACTCGGTGCACGTGAAGGGCCGCTCCCCCGTGTGGATCCGCTGGTGCATTTTGAGGTTGCCGTTGGTGGTGAAGCTTTTCTCGCACTGGGTGCAGGTGAACGGCCGCTCCCCCGTGTGCACTCGCTGGTGCGTCAGGAGGTTTCCTGGCTgcgtgaagcatttcccacactggCTGCACATGTATGAGCGCTCCCTGGTGTGGATCCTCTGGTGCATCGTGAGGTCCCTGTTGGAGACAAAGCTCTCCTTGCATTCAGCACATGCAAAGCGCCTCTCACGCACGTGGCTTTTCTGGTGCATGCTGAGCGTGCCCTTCTTGGCGAAGCTCTTCCCGCACTGAGAGCAGGCGAACGGGCGCTCCCCTGTGTGGCGCCGCTGGTGTGTCAGGAGATTCACCTTCTGagtgaagctcttcccacactctGCACACTGGAAAGGCCGCTCCCCCGTGTGCACCCTCTGGTGCAGTTTGAGGTTGTCTTTCCTggtgaaacatttcccacactcagtgcacagAAACGGCCGCTCCCTGCCATGCACCCTGCCATGCACCTTCAGAACAGCCTTGCTGATGAAGCGCTTCCCGCATTCGGGGCAGGGGAACGGATGTTCTCCCGTGTGCAGCCTCCTGTGCACTTTCAGAAATTCGTTCTGAACGAAGCCCTGGCCGCACTCGGTGCACACAAAGGGCCGCTCCCCGCAGTGCAGGCGCTGGTGCATTTTGAGGGTGGCCTTGGCGGTGAAGCCCTGGCCGCACTCGGTGCACACGAAGGGCTGCTCCCCGCGGTGCAGGCGCTGGTGCATTTTGAGGGTGGCCTTGGCGGTGAAGCCCTGGCCGCACTCAGTGCACACGAAGGGCTGCTCCCCGCGGTGCAGGCGCTGGTGCATTTTGAGGGTGGCCTTGGCGGTGAAGCCCTGGCCGCACTCGGTGCACACGAAGGGCCGCTCCCCGCGGTGCAGGCACTGGTGCATTTTGAGGGTGGCCTTGGCGGTGAAGCCCTTTCCACACTCGGTGCACGTGAAGGGCCGCTCCCCCGTGTGGATCCGCTGGTGCATTTTGAGGTTGCCGTTGGTGGTGAAGCTTTTCTCGCACTGGGTGCAGGTGAACGGCCGCTCCCCCGTGTGCACTCGCTGGTGCGTCAGGAGGTTTCCTGGCTgcgtgaagcatttcccacactggCTGCACATGTATGAGCGCTCCCTGGTGTGGATCCTCTGGTGCATCGTGAGGTCCCTGTTGGAGACAAATCTGTCCTTGCATTCAGCACATGCAAAGCGCCACTCACGCACGTGGCTTTTCTGGTGCGTATTGAGTGTGGCCTTCTGGGCAAAGCTCTTCCCGCACTGAGAGCAGGCGAACGGGCGCTCCCCCGTGTGGCGCCGCTGGTGCGTCAGGAGATTCACCTTCTGagtgaagctcttcccacactctGCACACTGGAAAGGCCGCTCCCCCGTGTGCACCCTCTGGTGCAGTTTGAGGATGTCTTTCCTGGTGAaacgtttcccacactcagtgcacagGAACAGCCGCTCCCTGCCGTGTGTCCTGCGATGCACCTTCAGAACAGCCTTGCTGATGAAGCGCTTCCCGCATTCGGGGCAGGGGAATGGATGTTCTCCCGTGTGCAGCCTCTTGTGCACTTTCAGAAATTCGTTCTGAACGAAGCCCTGGCCGCACTCGGTGCACACGAAGGGCCGCTCCCCGCAGTGCAGGCGCTGGTGCATTTTGAGGGTGGCCTTGGCGGTGAAGCCCTGGCCGCACTCAGTGCACACGAAGGGCTGCTCCCCGCGGTGCAGGCGCTGGTGCATTTTGAGGGTGGCCTTGGCGGTGAAGCCCTGGCCGCACTCGGTGCACACGAAGGGCTGCTCCCCGCGGTGCAGGCACTGGTGCATTTTGAGGGTGGCCTTGGTGGTGAAGCCCTTTCCACACTCGGTGCACGTGAAGGGCCGCTCCCCCGTGTGGATCCGCTGGTGCATTTTGAGGGTGGCCTTGGCGGTGAAGCCCTGGCCGCACTCGGTGCACACGAAGGGCTGCTCCCCGCGGTGCAGGCGCTGGTGCATTTTGAGGGTGGCCTTGGCGGTGAAGCCCTGGCCGCACTCGGTGCACACGAAGGGCCGCTCCCCCGTGTGGATCCGCTGGTGCATTTTGAGGGTGGCCTTGGcggtgaagcttttcccgcactggCTGCAgggaaacagcccctcccccgtgTGCACTCGCTGGTGTATTTTGAGCGTGCCCTTCGTCGCCCAGCTCCTTCCGCATTCAGGGCATGTGAATGGTTTCCTCCCTGTGGGCTCTCCCTGCTGGGCAGCCGGGTGTGTCTGATCCTGCTGCCTGTCTCCATGTCTCTGCTCTGCATCCTGTCCCTGGAGCAGTGTTTTctggggcctggggaggggcaggagtttTTCTTGCATGACatttctctgctgcttttgtgATTTGCTCTGACTCTTGCATCTTTGCTTTTTCCTTGAGTGCTGGTGGAGGTCCCCTCCAGTCTGTCCTGGGGATGTCTTGGGAAGATCCAGGGTTCTAGTACCTTCCTCATCGTCATCCTTCATCTCACCATCTGTTGCAGAGAGAAAAGCCCTGGTGTTATCTCCTGAGCTACTGACCAAGGGAAACTCCTGCTGTTCAGCACAACCTTCCATTCCCAACTGCAGCCCAAGGAACCTGTCTCTTGGAGAAGCCTACAGAACCACctccctgccctcagctcctgggaagctACCCGCTTCGGGGAGTGGCTCCACTAACTACAGAGAAGCAGGTCTCAGTGCTCCCTCGGGTTTCTGTTGGCAAAGACACCGCCAGTGGGAAAAGACTGATTTGACTGAACACGAATTGCTGCCATGAGGCTGAGCTCAGTACAGTCTCCACAGCGACCCCAAGTGGTGGAAGTTAGCATTGCTTTCTCCAGCAGACTAACGAAGGGATCAGGCCCCAGTATGTTACACGCCCCCCGCTGGACCTGTGGGGCTGTTACAAGCACTGGATCAAGAGCCcgactctttagctcaagctgtacaGGCTCAAGGTCTCAGGCCTAAGGAGGTCCCTGGTGTCAGCCATGCAGCAATGCATTAATGACTCCCAAACGCAGCCATTTGCACTACAGAGCACAGGGCTCTAGACACGTTTCAGAGCCCCCTGGAATACTCAGCAGTGTCTGTGAACCGCATCTGCTCTGG harbors:
- the LOC120398518 gene encoding zinc finger protein 585A-like isoform X1, whose protein sequence is MPPGSVVLTSPGLGPAALAMTSVGALLRPCQGKQPGARDRTGVKWTSAGFLLLRSGSSSGHKQNQFRSLAPAPGGHWSTSQVPVAFEDVAVYFSPEEWAALAKWQRELYRDVMKENYELVASLGHPAVKPEIICQMERGEEPCVGNPWGWKDRSTAQNSCSDGEMKDDDEEGTRTLDLPKTSPGQTGGDLHQHSRKKQRCKSQSKSQKQQRNVMQEKLLPLPRPQKTLLQGQDAEQRHGDRQQDQTHPAAQQGEPTGRKPFTCPECGRSWATKGTLKIHQRVHTGEGLFPCSQCGKSFTAKATLKMHQRIHTGERPFVCTECGQGFTAKATLKMHQRLHRGEQPFVCTECGQGFTAKATLKMHQRIHTGERPFTCTECGKGFTTKATLKMHQCLHRGEQPFVCTECGQGFTAKATLKMHQRLHRGEQPFVCTECGQGFTAKATLKMHQRLHCGERPFVCTECGQGFVQNEFLKVHKRLHTGEHPFPCPECGKRFISKAVLKVHRRTHGRERLFLCTECGKRFTRKDILKLHQRVHTGERPFQCAECGKSFTQKVNLLTHQRRHTGERPFACSQCGKSFAQKATLNTHQKSHVREWRFACAECKDRFVSNRDLTMHQRIHTRERSYMCSQCGKCFTQPGNLLTHQRVHTGERPFTCTQCEKSFTTNGNLKMHQRIHTGERPFTCTECGKGFTAKATLKMHQCLHRGERPFVCTECGQGFTAKATLKMHQRLHRGEQPFVCTECGQGFTAKATLKMHQRLHRGEQPFVCTECGQGFTAKATLKMHQRLHCGERPFVCTECGQGFVQNEFLKVHRRLHTGEHPFPCPECGKRFISKAVLKVHGRVHGRERPFLCTECGKCFTRKDNLKLHQRVHTGERPFQCAECGKSFTQKVNLLTHQRRHTGERPFACSQCGKSFAKKGTLSMHQKSHVRERRFACAECKESFVSNRDLTMHQRIHTRERSYMCSQCGKCFTQPGNLLTHQRVHTGERPFTCTQCEKSFTTNGNLKMHQRIHTGERPFTCTECGRGFTVKGTLQKHQRVHTRWKQLACASPNLEGLSQPLLQQASH
- the LOC120398518 gene encoding zinc finger protein 585A-like isoform X3; its protein translation is MRGYSLAWCQPAVASTPQVPVAFEDVAVYFSPEEWAALAKWQRELYRDVMKENYELVASLGHPAVKPEIICQMERGEEPCVGNPWGWKDRSTAQNSCSDGEMKDDDEEGTRTLDLPKTSPGQTGGDLHQHSRKKQRCKSQSKSQKQQRNVMQEKLLPLPRPQKTLLQGQDAEQRHGDRQQDQTHPAAQQGEPTGRKPFTCPECGRSWATKGTLKIHQRVHTGEGLFPCSQCGKSFTAKATLKMHQRIHTGERPFVCTECGQGFTAKATLKMHQRLHRGEQPFVCTECGQGFTAKATLKMHQRIHTGERPFTCTECGKGFTTKATLKMHQCLHRGEQPFVCTECGQGFTAKATLKMHQRLHRGEQPFVCTECGQGFTAKATLKMHQRLHCGERPFVCTECGQGFVQNEFLKVHKRLHTGEHPFPCPECGKRFISKAVLKVHRRTHGRERLFLCTECGKRFTRKDILKLHQRVHTGERPFQCAECGKSFTQKVNLLTHQRRHTGERPFACSQCGKSFAQKATLNTHQKSHVREWRFACAECKDRFVSNRDLTMHQRIHTRERSYMCSQCGKCFTQPGNLLTHQRVHTGERPFTCTQCEKSFTTNGNLKMHQRIHTGERPFTCTECGKGFTAKATLKMHQCLHRGERPFVCTECGQGFTAKATLKMHQRLHRGEQPFVCTECGQGFTAKATLKMHQRLHRGEQPFVCTECGQGFTAKATLKMHQRLHCGERPFVCTECGQGFVQNEFLKVHRRLHTGEHPFPCPECGKRFISKAVLKVHGRVHGRERPFLCTECGKCFTRKDNLKLHQRVHTGERPFQCAECGKSFTQKVNLLTHQRRHTGERPFACSQCGKSFAKKGTLSMHQKSHVRERRFACAECKESFVSNRDLTMHQRIHTRERSYMCSQCGKCFTQPGNLLTHQRVHTGERPFTCTQCEKSFTTNGNLKMHQRIHTGERPFTCTECGRGFTVKGTLQKHQRVHTRWKQLACASPNLEGLSQPLLQQASH
- the LOC120398518 gene encoding zinc finger protein 585A-like isoform X2, encoding MPPGSVVLTSPGLGPAALAMTSVGALLRPCQGKQPGARDRTGVKWTSAGFLLLRSGSSSGHKQNQFRSLAPAPGGHWSTSQVPVAFEDVAVYFSPEEWAALAKWQRELYRDVMKENYELVASLGHPAVKPEIICQMERGEEPCVGNPWGWKDRSTAQNSCSDGEMKDDDEEGTRTLDLPKTSPGQTGGDLHQHSRKKQRCKSQSKSQKQQRNVMQEKLLPLPRPQKTLLQGQDAEQRHGDRQQDQTHPAAQQGEPTGRKPFTCPECGRSWATKGTLKIHQRVHTGEGLFPCSQCGKSFTAKATLKMHQRIHTGERPFTCTECGKGFTTKATLKMHQCLHRGEQPFVCTECGQGFTAKATLKMHQRLHRGEQPFVCTECGQGFTAKATLKMHQRLHCGERPFVCTECGQGFVQNEFLKVHKRLHTGEHPFPCPECGKRFISKAVLKVHRRTHGRERLFLCTECGKRFTRKDILKLHQRVHTGERPFQCAECGKSFTQKVNLLTHQRRHTGERPFACSQCGKSFAQKATLNTHQKSHVREWRFACAECKDRFVSNRDLTMHQRIHTRERSYMCSQCGKCFTQPGNLLTHQRVHTGERPFTCTQCEKSFTTNGNLKMHQRIHTGERPFTCTECGKGFTAKATLKMHQCLHRGERPFVCTECGQGFTAKATLKMHQRLHRGEQPFVCTECGQGFTAKATLKMHQRLHRGEQPFVCTECGQGFTAKATLKMHQRLHCGERPFVCTECGQGFVQNEFLKVHRRLHTGEHPFPCPECGKRFISKAVLKVHGRVHGRERPFLCTECGKCFTRKDNLKLHQRVHTGERPFQCAECGKSFTQKVNLLTHQRRHTGERPFACSQCGKSFAKKGTLSMHQKSHVRERRFACAECKESFVSNRDLTMHQRIHTRERSYMCSQCGKCFTQPGNLLTHQRVHTGERPFTCTQCEKSFTTNGNLKMHQRIHTGERPFTCTECGRGFTVKGTLQKHQRVHTRWKQLACASPNLEGLSQPLLQQASH
- the LOC120398518 gene encoding zinc finger protein 585A-like isoform X4, producing MAGPRPEATAMGAGGSAQVPVAFEDVAVYFSPEEWAALAKWQRELYRDVMKENYELVASLGHPAVKPEIICQMERGEEPCVGNPWGWKDRSTAQNSCSDGEMKDDDEEGTRTLDLPKTSPGQTGGDLHQHSRKKQRCKSQSKSQKQQRNVMQEKLLPLPRPQKTLLQGQDAEQRHGDRQQDQTHPAAQQGEPTGRKPFTCPECGRSWATKGTLKIHQRVHTGEGLFPCSQCGKSFTAKATLKMHQRIHTGERPFVCTECGQGFTAKATLKMHQRLHRGEQPFVCTECGQGFTAKATLKMHQRIHTGERPFTCTECGKGFTTKATLKMHQCLHRGEQPFVCTECGQGFTAKATLKMHQRLHRGEQPFVCTECGQGFTAKATLKMHQRLHCGERPFVCTECGQGFVQNEFLKVHKRLHTGEHPFPCPECGKRFISKAVLKVHRRTHGRERLFLCTECGKRFTRKDILKLHQRVHTGERPFQCAECGKSFTQKVNLLTHQRRHTGERPFACSQCGKSFAQKATLNTHQKSHVREWRFACAECKDRFVSNRDLTMHQRIHTRERSYMCSQCGKCFTQPGNLLTHQRVHTGERPFTCTQCEKSFTTNGNLKMHQRIHTGERPFTCTECGKGFTAKATLKMHQCLHRGERPFVCTECGQGFTAKATLKMHQRLHRGEQPFVCTECGQGFTAKATLKMHQRLHRGEQPFVCTECGQGFTAKATLKMHQRLHCGERPFVCTECGQGFVQNEFLKVHRRLHTGEHPFPCPECGKRFISKAVLKVHGRVHGRERPFLCTECGKCFTRKDNLKLHQRVHTGERPFQCAECGKSFTQKVNLLTHQRRHTGERPFACSQCGKSFAKKGTLSMHQKSHVRERRFACAECKESFVSNRDLTMHQRIHTRERSYMCSQCGKCFTQPGNLLTHQRVHTGERPFTCTQCEKSFTTNGNLKMHQRIHTGERPFTCTECGRGFTVKGTLQKHQRVHTRWKQLACASPNLEGLSQPLLQQASH